From one Rosa rugosa chromosome 4, drRosRugo1.1, whole genome shotgun sequence genomic stretch:
- the LOC133706717 gene encoding uncharacterized protein LOC133706717, with amino-acid sequence MHVKVCGCSIFLIHTVLDYCMELILSYFDEVKKVGNSEKRKRGTGTIGVSIRNGREILLKDDWRRLEEPYGSIFITIPTVLDSSLAPAGHRILHIYDLFH; translated from the exons ATGCATGTGAAGGTATGTGG GTGTAGCATCTTTCTTATTCATACTGTATTGGATTATTGTATGGAGTTGATTCTGTCTTATTTCGATGAG GTGAAGAAGGTAGGTAACTCAgagaaaaggaagagggggacggGAACAATCG GTGTATCAATACGTAATGGAAGAGAAATCCTTTTAAAG gacgATTGGAGAAGGTTAGAGGAGCCTTATGGAAGTATATTCATAACTATTCCAACTGTTCTTGATTCATCATTGGCTCCAGCAGGGCACCGTATTCTTCATATTTACGACCTCTTCCATTGA